The nucleotide window CGGCCTCTGACGACGATGATGCTCACatggtttctgttttttgttttttttaaggctggaagaaactgatcatttttaatttgGTCACGAAGCTTCAGTGGGTTGTGTAAAATAAAATTGTTGTTTCTTTACTCCTGATACATGTGACTGTACATTTTGTGTTACTGACTAAAAGATGTGAAAGTAGGACAGGAAACGGAAGACTGGAATTTGAAACTGGAAGCATCCCGCTAGAGTGAGTTTTTACCAGCTGCAGGGGTTTTCACGCCGACCTCTGATCTCTCAGTGAATTAGAGGAAAGTATTATAGCAGAGAAACCCTCCAGAAACCTTGGATACATCATCACAGAGGAGACTAAACTGATCCCTGATCAGCGTTGTGACTCGGCCGTGGTTTTTATCAGCTGAAGTGATCCACGTgatgtaaataaatgtgtttttagattgtggatgtttgtttttctttctttccattgACAGAATCACACTTGTCCTTCAATCGGGTTGATCTTACACCTACAGGTGGAAGTTAGAAGCCTTTTATATGATGGGCTCATCATTTCCTTGGAAGtaaatacactcactggccactttattattATGGGTAGCTTATTCCATACTAAAATCCACACTGCTCTGAGTGTTCTTCGTAACCTTTCCGCAGATAGGATTAGTCAGGATGACAAAATTTCCAACAAAATATTCTTTATTTGTAAATGAGAATGTGAACCTGGAGCTTAAACtcatttaaaacagcaaaacacaaaTGTATGAAGTATTACAGATTGATAGATgtcaataaaaattaaaaatgttttctgtttttcagtatCTGTGACAAGTTATACAAATATcaattaaaaaagacattttataaTTAACATTTATGTCccaactcatttgaccaataaataatacagatattaatatatccACTTGACGTGTTGTGCCATGGCCTATTGAAGTGCTGGAacctgttatttacgtgacaacacctgaacgcaacacaggccaATAGTTACACTAAAGGCAGGAGGCGGTAAAATAAACTCAACTAAAGAAAATGGAGGACGCCAGACACAACTTGCTATCAGGGACGTGTTAAGACTCTGATTCAATTatatttgtgtaaaatgtgtgAGTGAAGCGTGTTAACTCGGCTCCaaagtgctgtgctgtgctgcacTAGCCagtaggctaatttatacaatgtaaaatgccataggcttgtgctaataacgatagcatgttttatttgtttggaaaacgtgtttagtataagacagttgttttgtcggtgaaccttgtgagtgaAATTATgtactgttacctttgttagatgttgctgttgtccctggttttatatgagaagaggaaaagtccgctagctgctaggctaatttatacaatgtaaaatgccataggcttgtgctaataacgttagcatgttgtatttgtggggaaaatgtgtccagataaagacaagtgtttgtctgtgaatgctgcgagttatagtgaagctgatttgtgtatttgtgtttgaaactgtctctattaagccatgtttaatgtgtgtttaatgtgtgtttaatgtgtgttttgaatcacacatttcccccacaaatatatgctaatgttgttaacacaagcctatggcattttatattgtataaattagcctagcagctagcgatcttttccgcttctcatataaaaccagggacaacagcaacatttaacaacgGTAACGTTATAAATttagctccattacagctcacaaggttcactgacaaaacaactgtcttatactaaacacgttttccaaacaaatataacatgctaacgttattagcacaagcttatggcattttacactgaataaattagcctagcagctagggaggctttgtcttcacaatttattgtttcttatctctgaaataaaagtaaataaaagctttgtttccactgaggaaaaTGGTTTCAGGCATCCTATATAGAGCAGCTCTCAAAACTACAGTGTCCTGCCAGGGACAAACAGTGTGAACTGCCACATTTGCTGTGAAATAGACAACAGCACCTCCTACTGGCTTAAACGGGCAGCTGCTTTACTATATGATGCACATGAAATGTCATTTGTAACATTtgaggtttgcagaaatgtacaatgcacaTTTTCTTCTGACACTTGGGCTGCTTGAAACTCAAaatttaggacttgggacttgcaaaacaatgacctcTGTTTATGCATTATGAGTCTCTTAAAAGTTTGTTTGAACTTCACATTTGTAAATGGTTTACAAGGCAGGAGAAGACTTAACCTGCTTCTTCATCAGCTTCCACTGCAGTGgaaaattattatcattattatcaggTGTCACAATCACACAAATGCGCAATTACAAGTTTATAGCTGAAATTAAAAGTGCATTATTTCATGTAATGAGGGTGTTTCTACTTCCTGTTGGCTGCAGTAagcaccactagatggcagcattCAGCAGATCACcagcatgtcacctgtttccAAACTTCTCAGTGTTTTTCAAGGTGAAATTCAAGAAGAATTTTTTGACAGACGCCTTGTTTTACTCACAATCTTATTAAAGAAGTCATTTATTTTAGTGAATGCATAAttttacatgaaaaatgtgaccacagagatacaaaacctaccatttcttttatttcctgGAAACTGATCATTTACAAACGATGTCAAAACTCAGCTCTGGAACAAATTTGATATTCTGAGCACATGAAAATAAACTCTGACATGAAGCAGGCACTGCTGGCAGCCATGTTTTCTCCCCGGTTCAGCTCACAAACGCTCGATCTGTTGTCCAGTTCAGTATCTTTATGTGAGACAAACTTTCTCCAGCAGTGCAGCTGATTTTCTTGCACAAGTCCTAGCCAAACGCCGACATGGCCCACTGCGTGACGTCTGTGGGGCACTGTGGGTACTTCTGCAGGGCCTCCATGACCTGACTGTTGTCCAGCATGAGTCTCATCAGCTGGTACTCCCTCTGAGTTTTGGCCGACGAGCTGTCGACGGGCCGGATcagctccagctgctgcaggtgCTCGAAGGCCTGAGAACGGGCAAATCAAAGTCTCAAAAGTTGGTaagctttgtgtgaaaataTAGAGTTAAACAGCATATTAAGTGTCGTGAGAATGTTTTCTACAGACCTTCATGATGACAGGCTGCTCAAAGTTGTACATGGAGTTTGACTTCCTCTGCAGGAACTTCTTAAACTCTAAAAAACCAGGGAAATGTCAGACAAACAATCACACACAAGTAAGATAAAGGctgacatttgaatattttgactCACGAgacttttagttttagttttggtGATAAACTCTTATTTCCCTGCTGATTCATTTCATAAGCTCTTTGCTTTTTGGAAATTGCACCTATAAAACTCACTTCTGCTTTTATTGAAGCTGCGTATTTGCTCGAGCACTAAAACTAAAAGTCAGATTTCTCATGTCACCGTCTCGAGACATATCAGGTGTGTTTTTTATTCTCCagtcttctcctctctgtgtcgtACCGTTGTGAACCATTTGCAGATTGAACGGCTCTCCTTCGTAGACGTCGTTGAGGTGTTTCATGGCGATGATCAGGCACAGCTCCAAGATGGATAGacctgaagagagagagagatgggaaaTGTTAAACAGTCGTACCAGAGGCTTAAAATTAGCATATTTTGGGGAAAACTATTGTAGCTTATAACCAAGAGAACAAATGGGCATAATGCCATGCACGGATTATAAAATTCTGGACCGATAGCgattaaatcctgatagtgagATGAGTCATTTCGCAGGGGTTGTGACAACAATGCcgggtacacactacacgatatcagccTGATTACAGCCCAACGCAGCGACGTACGGTGTCGGCTCGGATCATCAACGACAACGACTGTCGTACGtgataatccatcgtttcatgttgtgtagtgtgtcatagaaGACGACAACCGACTCCACGTCTGGGACACCTCACTATGTCCCGACATAAAgcctagcatgtttgattttctttttgtcgttcacgCCTGttcccgtcacagccgtcactttgaccaataggaacacagagcgatctgctgccagACTGTACGACAACAACAGCCCAGGGTGTTTgatatttcctgtagggacGTTACCACACAGactaaaaaggaaacagcagaggcactttatcaaaccgctgagtactgccattagcatcaagctagcaaacaatgttacctCTTCATAACAGCTCCTTATAACCTCgactgagagaatcccttcattttctaaacaggcttttattgtgaaacttttacaggaacttgttgtggaggattcagtgacttgcatgttagcatgtggtacttcaaatgtagctcctgccaccTGGTGGCAGTTTTGCGTAACTACAACATTTCGGCTTGCACGTTAACAGACACAGTGGCTGAAATAatgggaataataataataaatacaggaCAATAATaacgatgacatcacacaggtcATGAACAAGTACCAacgtgtagtctgtcatgtctctcGGCCAAGTCATGATACGATtaagggcccgtcccaataccccccttagccctacccctagaTATGCACGTTTCCGTGAgaggtagtggtgtcccaatttctttttgcgtgtaggggtaaggggcataacgaggggtagtgggtatgaaactagcccttcagaGCGAGgcatttcagatgctgacttgccagagAGGGGTAgatgtcgccatggctaccaccgagcaagagacggggaaaaaggTTCATACATGTACGTATAATTTCGCAAATAAACATGGAACTTTTGTAAAAACGTTTTCGAATAACCGTATTTGTGTAGAGAACGGTATAACCATTTTTTATTGCTATTCACGATGTCTAGATTGGAGTTGACAgaaagctagccagctagctaacgttaccgtcctcaagttgcttgttagctagctagctagctcgcactatctggcgtctgtcacctgttctgttctgcaaaattgtcggacttttcacattacgataacacgccagctagtataactatgctgcctcgtaatgttagctggttagctagctagctagcagaagtcccctgtcgtacATATCATTtcgtcgtctgtcgttcatcaaacgaagcatgatgaatacagcaaacacgatcggtaggatgaactcaaccagagactccattgtagatggctcgcagcttcctgttacatatgcgtgaacgtaaccgacatggtgacgtagtgagtggtgtcccaattcctagggaaagatttcaacccctacccctcgttgcttcatttcgagggccaagaggtagtggacaagggctaggggtattgggattgggcctaaatGACTCTACAATCACCTACTCTGACATGGTGACTGTTGGAACATATAAAAATGTCGTGTAGTCTGAACTCGGCATTAAAAAATGTAACCACTTTCTTACGGATGTCTCTGTTGCCACGCAAGTCTATGGAAAAAAAGTCTTCTTGGGCAAGGCATCATGTGACACTGTTTGACCACTACTTAAATCAGCTTCAAGGCCTCCTGCACTTCTTGGGGGCCTGAATGCAACGTTTGTTAGTTGTcactaacagctaacgttaactagctctccttcTGCCGATGTCAACAACAATTCATGGTTCACAACGTAGTGTCGTCAGGGAAACAACAGGGTGCATCCCCTGACAAGTCGATAGAGTTTACTGCctcatgttggtgaagattctcagtcttccaggtcatggtaatcataagtgctgtaTCGTAGGGAATGGGACTCGcgtgagtttcttgaagacgtttcacctctcagtTCTGAAGGACCGTTTTccagaaactcaagcaagtgcagttgcctacgatacagcACTGCGTCCTTTTGTCCTGAAGGCGtcacttgtgagtgagtgaggtgAGTCACACAGAGTACAAAATTTTCATACAAATACAATAATTATCGTACATTTGGCCACACTGATAACAGGTGCGAGTCCTATGTGTGACTGATTGTCACGATGATGTTCTTACCGTGCAGCATGTTCGCCTTGGCGTCTGCGAAGCACAGTCTGCTGGCATCCAGCAGGTCTGCAGGTCTGATGGCTGGTTTGGCCACAGACAAACGGCTCAGACACAACATCTGTAAACACAGAGTTACAGTCAGGTGTTAGCATCTCAAATACAAAGGCTGATGTCGTTTGTGACGACAAGAAAATGGAGGCGTGTTGTACCAGCAGCATGTGCAGTGAGCGGAAGTCTTTGCTGGAGTTGAAGTGTCTCTGTAAGACTTCCTCCACTGATTTGTCCGCACACAGCGTCTGAAGAAAGACGAACAGATTGTTTGATCATGAACTCCTGATTCCAGATGTTTAAACTGAGATCAGCTCCTTGAGTCACCTGTACGCTGGCGTTCCACTCCTGAGCGAACTTGCTGTCGGGGAAGTCGTCCGGCAGGCTGAGCTGTGTCTGGACCCGCTCCACGTACTCAGTGAACGTCGGGTTGCTGAGCAGGTGGATCTGACGGTGGGAAAACCTCGACTTCACCCGCTTCTCCAGCAGCTCCAGGACATCCTGCATGCAGACGAACCATCACGTCACTTTTAAAACCAccagtgttgttttattttaaaaggccAGTTTGATCGAGTGATTCTCACCAGTCTGCAGGTGACGCCGACCACAGCGATAGGAGCCTGGGCGGACTGGGAGACGTCAAACAGGTTGTAGAGAAGAGTCTGGTTCTTGTGGTGGGCGAACAGGTCGAACTCATCCAGGACGAACAACACGGAGCGGCTGCTGCTGCGATCACCTGAGCGACAGAGAGATGAAGGTGTGAAACTAAAACAGTAAACCACTAAGGTAACTTGTTTTCCCCTGtttttatgtccactaaaagtgtttgtttttgccactgacaggctcagattattataagtgtccgacaacattatggaaaggatccctacagagatagagctttgtgtCAAAGAGTAAAATCCTTTTTTAGAACTAGAACAGCCCTGAAAATCGccgtcaccaaacccaccagactccatttaaataaacagcagttttattattgtaaaacacacGTAATTggaagtcgacagaaacaaaataacagtCAGAGGCACCATCTTGGTTCAtctctccactgttccaacaatcaccagctctggtttggttgaaacgaacccttaatacacacaattagatgtgaaaatatgttggATCTCTACGCGCTAAACttactgttttgtaaatggagtctggtgggattACTCTTAAGAGTCTGACatcattatggaaaggatcccgacagagatagacctttttgtgaaAGCGTAAGACCCTTTTtgtttaaaggaaatggccactttagggagcgatcacacagagatgaaatgcaaaaaacgcgatgccagtaaaaccattgttttcctatgatatggCACGTGTGACCGGCGTTCAAtcgtctttttagacgggctttttccggcgtctttttagacgtgtgtttttgtaaacgcttctttttagacgcccgtttttgtagacgcttctttttagacatGTGTTTTTGTAAACAGACACTTCTAATgtcaatctgagcctgtcagtgacaaaaatctctgtcgggatcctttccattacgttgtcagacacttctaatatcaatctgagcctgtcagtgacaaaaatctctgtcgggatcctttCCATTACGTTGTCAGACACTAGTAATatcaatctgagcctgtcagtgacaaaaatctctgtcgggatcctttCCATTACGTTGTCAGACACTAGTAATatcaatctgagcctgtcagtgacaaaaatctcgggatcctttccattatgttgtcagacacttctaatatcaatctgagcctgtcagtgacaaaaacacacttttaatggacgtaAATCGACGATGAACAAAAGCCCATTAACATTAGTGGACTATTTTCAATATATGTTGCTCCTATTAATCAATTAGACgcaaaaacatgtgaaaatagtataaattataataataataataataataataataataataataattgaatttaaaatgctGAATTACGAGTGATGAATTTTCTCACCTTTCTTCAGCGCCTCCAGCAAGAAAGCCAGATTCTCTGCAAAGCTTCCCTGAAACGAAAAACAGGTATTTAGAGtattttattgcatttaaaTGACATTGAAACTCTTCTTAAATACTTACAAACACTTTGTCACCGACGACGTTTTCCAGGTGGAGCTGCCGCGTTATTTCTTTCAGCGCTATTCTGTCGTCCGTCTGCAGGAGACCTGCGGCAAACAGGCAAGAAGTTAATTATCTGCACTTAAATTCAGAATAAATAGCATGAGGTCTGGTTGAGAGTCAGAGCCCGTACCGTTGAGGTGAACCTGCAGCAGGTTCTTCTGCACTTCCTGTTCCCCCAGCAGGTCTCTGagcacacactggagcagctgcagacacaaaaacacacacagacaccgtCAGACACCGTCAGACAACAGTACCCTCCCAGGATTTAAACACACGTCCGAAACAATCCATCATCTTTTTCGGACATTTTCTTTAAGCACGGCTTCAGAGGCTCACCATTGTCTTCCCCGCTCCCCTGGGACCCACGATCAGCACCGAGTTACTCTCCCCGTGGACGGCTGTCCGCTTCAGCAGCTCCAGGAGGTGTCTGGAAGCACAGTGTTGTGACTACAGTACCCATAATGCTCCTCCAGGTGTGGAATATTAAGACTTCTATGGTTAAATGTTCCCACTTAGAGCTCCGTCTAATGAGCGCAGACGATTAAGGTGGATTTCAGCACCTGGGACGCTCCTGTTGTGTTCGAGTCAGCTGGGAGCTTTCCAACCTCTAACTGGGACAGTGCTGTCAGCCAGGTAAGACTGAACTGGGTCACTGAGGCTC belongs to Epinephelus lanceolatus isolate andai-2023 chromosome 24, ASM4190304v1, whole genome shotgun sequence and includes:
- the orc4 gene encoding origin recognition complex subunit 4, translating into MSKRKIKAVYLPVGECIAQVQEMLRERLCHQQLPDRPEGVEAQHKHLLELLKRTAVHGESNSVLIVGPRGAGKTMLLQCVLRDLLGEQEVQKNLLQVHLNGLLQTDDRIALKEITRQLHLENVVGDKVFGSFAENLAFLLEALKKGDRSSSRSVLFVLDEFDLFAHHKNQTLLYNLFDVSQSAQAPIAVVGVTCRLDVLELLEKRVKSRFSHRQIHLLSNPTFTEYVERVQTQLSLPDDFPDSKFAQEWNASVQTLCADKSVEEVLQRHFNSSKDFRSLHMLLMLCLSRLSVAKPAIRPADLLDASRLCFADAKANMLHGLSILELCLIIAMKHLNDVYEGEPFNLQMVHNEFKKFLQRKSNSMYNFEQPVIMKAFEHLQQLELIRPVDSSSAKTQREYQLMRLMLDNSQVMEALQKYPQCPTDVTQWAMSAFG